The following DNA comes from Nitrospinota bacterium.
CCAAAACTTCCGTTATCACACCCGCGCCCACGGTGCGTCCGCCCTCGCGGATCGCGAACCTAAGCTCTTTTTCCATCGCGATTGGCGTGATCAGCTCAACGCTTATAGACACGTTGTCGCCGGGCATCACCATC
Coding sequences within:
- the tuf gene encoding elongation factor Tu (EF-Tu; promotes GTP-dependent binding of aminoacyl-tRNA to the A-site of ribosomes during protein biosynthesis; when the tRNA anticodon matches the mRNA codon, GTP hydrolysis results; the inactive EF-Tu-GDP leaves the ribosome and release of GDP is promoted by elongation factor Ts; many prokaryotes have two copies of the gene encoding EF-Tu), with the protein product MVMPGDNVSISVELITPIAMEKELRFAIREGGRTVGAGVITEVLE